TCGAAACTGCTCTTTAGCCTTGCGAAACAACCAGCACAGTTCAACCCTCGGCTGACTGAGCAGCTGAGAAGACTTTTCACTGCGCACATCGGTCAGCAGCTCCAAGTCCCCACGAGGGCTCCAACCCCGGAAGACCAGCGTTCTCACTCGTGGTGTGCCGTCTTCTGCAGTCGTCGCCAACTGCAGCCAGGTGGCGCCGGGAGATCGCCCCTCCCGTTGACGAGCACTGCGCAGAAGTGATCGCCAAGGGGGAAGACTCATCGCCGTTTCGTGATCACTCGACATCATTCAGCCAGGGATCGAGAAACGCGAGCGGACGCTGCATGGTTGCCGAGAATCCAAGAATGCCACGATCGCGGTAGACGTAGAGGATTGAATCGTCGCGATCCAGCAGGAATGTGCCGCCACGCTGGGTGATGAAGCGATCATCCGGCACGTAAGTGCTCCAGTTGCGGAGCACCTCGTTCATGTTGCGCAGCCGCACGGTGGCCAATTCAAAGGGCCGCTGAAACCCATCGCCTCCAGCACGTCGGAACAAAGCAGCAGGTATCGGAGGCAGCACGCCGGTGGACACCGTTTCATCAGCATCGAAGCGTTGGGCCGCTGAACGGTCACCGGTGTAACCACGCAACACCTCGGCAAGGGTTCCTGGGGAACCGATGCCAGCGCACATCAGCAAAAGCGAAGGCCAGGGCCCTCCCGGTGCCTGCAGACCGGGGGACAAGCCAAGAGCCTGATGCAAGCCGGAATCAGGCTCGACCTCAAGCAACTCCCTTGGCAACCCAGTAAACGAGCAGAAACGCTCTGCCCCGGCCTGATCGCCAATTGCAATGGCGAGGGGGCGGATCCCTGCTTGTTCGAGCCTGGGCAGCGCAGGCACCAGCGCCTGGGCATATTCCATCGAATCAAAGTCACCAAGCTGTGTCAGCAGCAGAACCAGACGTTTAAATCCCTGATCATGGCCTTGGCTCTCTCCAATGCGTGTCAGCAGTGCTTGTGGTGCGTTCATGACTGGGCTAACGACAGTGCCGACACGGGGTCTGACCTGAACGACAGCATGGACTGTTTCAAGCGCAAACGGTGATCGATGACGCCAGGGCTCTAAAGGATGAAGCTTGCCGACGAGCTGTGGTCAGTGCAGCGTGGGGACAGCACAGACAAATCTGAGCATGGGACGGGTCCAGAGGTTGGCAGCTCAAAGGCAGGTCACGCCTTACGAGCTGTCGCGCAACATTCTCCAGGAAGCCGGCTACCGGATCACTCGCAGAGAGGAGAAAACTCCCGCTGGGCATCGCGGCTATGACGTGATCTTTCCCTGCACAATTGATGGACAGCCACATCAGAAAATGATGCGACGAACATGGCTGATCGAACTCGCTGAATTGGTACTGGAAGGATTCAAGCCCGAGGAGATTGCCAGCAACTATTTCAAACGAGAATTCGACTCGTAGCGCGATGTTCAGTGAAACCCGAGAGGTCGATCAATGATGACAATCTGACAGGAGACGCCTCTCCCCTCAGCTCTGAAGGGAGAAGAAAGCGCTCAGAATTTCCATCATGCATCGAGGAGAATCCCTCAAAGAGAAGTCCCATTGCAGAGCCTCACTCCCAGAGCACGTTTTTCTGAAAACGACATTTTCTCAACATTACTTTCACGAATCACCTCATCTACGCAGTGATTGAAATACCGCGCTTGATTCGCCAGCGGAGAGATCTGGATGGCTCCATAGATCACGGCAAAGATCAAAAGCACTGGGTAAAGATGTGCATTAATCAGCTCACGTGCTTGAGACATTGACGGATCCATCACTGACTGCGCAGTAGCAATGAAGACACCACCGCGTCAAGCGAAATCGCCATCGAACAGGGCCTGCTCCAAGGCGGCAATGTGAGCAAACAGGAAAGCCTGGCTCAGGCCTCTTGTCTCTGGACGCAAAACTGGGTTTGATGGCGTTGTGTCACCCGGGAGCCCCCGCCGTGATCGGTCAAACCAGGATTTACTGCCATCAGGGAAAGGACTTCCTCCTTGTTGAGGTTCCATCCCAGGAAGCCCCATTGCAGATCCAAGAACTCACGGATCAAGGCTGGGAGATTGAGGCTGAAATCCCTGTCTGAACAGCTGAAATCGGCAGCAAAGCCTGCGATCACCCAGATCGGCCTCAATCGTCGTCGTCAAATTTCTGCACTGCCGAATCAATCAGCCCCTGGGTGTCCGTGTTTAGGGAAGCCACAACAAAAAACACCAATGACAACACCCCTGCAGCCGCAATCACCACAACGCTGAGATTGCTCATCTCAAGATTGCCGTAGCGGAAAGCCAGATAAATCATCGTTGTCGCAGCAGCTCGAACCTGAGGGATCGCAGTCCGTTCTCAGAACCATCAATGTACGCATTGACCGAAACGCGACGACACCAACAACGGCAGCAACCAAAAGACAACAAAGCTTTGCATTGACACATCTGTACTACAGCACTAGAACAGATGTATCAGCAGAGGATCCATGGCTCCGAGCTCCCCCTATGCACCGTTCAAGGCTGAGGAGTGGATGCGTGCGTCCCTGATCACCCCACGGAAACGATGCCAAGCCATGGTTGGATCCAGGATCCCAGCACCCAGGACACGAAACGGTTCCATGCCGATGAAAAAAGCTGGAACCGCGATCCGAGGGTGTTCGTGGATTCAGGGCGACCTTTTCCAGACCAGGCACCACTATTGACCACACGTGTGCATTTGAGTCAGGACACGGCTGAACGCCTCTGGGGTGAACTCCTACGTGTCGGTTGGCTTCCATGCAGGCCCCAGTGGGCCGCTGATGCTGAATTCTGAGCCGTCAACACTCGCCAGACGCAGCATCTGTCGTCAGCCGAACTGATAATGCTTTCGAACAGGTTGATGAACCTGCCAGGTGCACGACAGGCCTGCTGGGAATTCCACGAGATCGCCAGCACCGAATCGAACCGGCTCGCCGTCTTCTGGCGTCACCGTGACATCACCCTCAAGCAGCAGACAGGTTTCACGCTGGTCATACTGCCAGGGGAAACAGCTGATTTCACAGGCCCATACCGGCCAGTCGCGAACACCCAGGGCCAGGATCACACTCTCCGGGCAGTTGGAGGTCACACAGATCATCGCGGGGTTGGTCGCGGCATCAGCAAACCATGATTACTCGGCGTCGGCCCCACCCATCGAGCTTTGGCAATTGGCCCCTTGGTTGGCCGGCGATGATCACAGCTGTGATCAAGTCTCTGCAAGAGCGGCCATGATCGAGTCTGGCGACTACGGCTATCCACCAAGCACCCGCAGACAGGACTACGTGCTTGTTGTGCTGCAGCTGCTCTGGCGCATGCGCTTCGACTTGCTGCTGCTGCTCTTGATCACCGTTCTCGTGCATAACGACTGGATCCCACGCAGCTGGACCGCCAACGAAAGCGTGGTGAGGATCATGGGCATCGCGGCATCGATTTTTCTCGGCTTTCGCAACACCCAGGCAATCGGGCGCTGGTGGGAAGCCCGCAAACTCTGGGGAACCGTTGTGAACGTGAGCCGAAACTGGGCAGACACACTGCGGGCCCATCTCGACAGCAGCAGGCCGCCCGGACGTCAGGAACGCAAGTTGTTGCGTCTGCAGGTTGCCATCGTGTGGCAACTGAACTTTCAGCTACGCAACTTCTGGCAGCGAGACCTGCGGGAATTGCAAGATCATTTGCTGCAGGATCTGAGGCTGCCTAGCACCACCAACCTTCGCCAGCTGGGGCAGCTACGCGGCGTCTGGATTGGGGATCTCCATCGCCAAGGCTTAACCGATGGATTTGGTCGTCTGCAGCTGATACAAGTTGGCAACGCCTGCACCGATGCCATTGGCGGCTTGGAGCGAATCCGCAACACACCGCTTCCGGCCTCTTACGAAGTTTTCGTCAGACTTCTGAACTGGTTGTTCGTCCTGTTGCTGCTGCTGTACTTCCACGACCTTGGTCCCGATTCACACAGTCGTTTTGGAGGTGTGGTGATCGTGGTGCTGTTCCTGATGGCCGAACGAATCGGTGCCTATGTGGAAGGTCCGTTTGATGCTGATTGCAGCAGCTTTTCCCTGCCGCTGGACAGCATCTGCCTCACGATCAGTCACGACCTGCTCGATCACGCGACCGAGCACGTGCAACACCTGAAATCGGACGATCCCGTGCGCTGGACCTGATCAGAACAGGGCCATCATGAAAGGCACAGTCAGCTGGCTCCCAGGTATTGATTCCTGAATTCCCAGGCCACAGAACAGCGATACTGATAATTCAGGCCAGCGATGCCAATTCTTTTGCACGATGCATCCGTCATTGCTGCGCCTTCAGGAACTTGTGACAGCAGTTTGTTCAGCGTGACTTCTCGGTTTCGCCCGCTAGCGGAGATCGATAAATCATTGGCAAAAGCTGTAGGCCCAAAACCCAACAGCAAGAAGCCGAGCAGAATTACAGTGAAAAATCTCATCATCAACGAGACCGCTTCCCCAGCAATAGCCACGAAGAGAAACCGTGGCCCAATGATTGACTCGTTCTGATCCTCAAGAAATTGCTCGGTAGCCACCAGACGATTGCAGGAGACCGCAGATTTAGTCTTCAGTTCAGATGACTGGGATCAAGGAATGATCGTTGATGAAGCCCCATAGGATGACTGCATGCCTGGACTGTTGATCAGCATGCCTGCGTTTCTGGTTCAGATCACCATCCCGGTTGTTCTGGCGCTGTTCCATGTTGTTGGACCCATGCCAACCGACTTGGCGACCGATGGCGGTCACCTGAGTCCCTGCCCAGGCCCTGAGCACTGTGCAAGCAGCCAATGGATCGTTAAAGATTCCTCTGCAGCTCTGAAACAGCTGTCTGAACGAATCAAAGCCACTCCTCGCACAGAGATTGTCGAGCAGAGGGCTAACTATCTGCATGCCACCTACAGCAGCAGGATCTTCGGTTTCGTCGACGACGTCGAACTCTCTGCAACCGATGCCGTCACTCTGGAGGCGCGTTCCATCTCGCGCCTTGGAGAGTCCGACCTCGGCGTGAATGCACAACGCCTGGAGAGCCTCGGCTCAACGATCGAAACTCCGGAAGCTTGAATCGAAGCCAGGCAAACGTCTTCAACGAACACTGTTGTTACAGCTGGATGCCTGACGAGTCGCACAGGTGTTGACTGAACCCAACACCTGAGCAGTTCTCAGATGAGCTGCTCAACAGAGACAACGCCTTGCCTTGAATCCCTCCAGCATTCGCAGATTTATCTTCACTCTGATCACCGGATACCTAGCGATCTTTGGGGTTCAGAAACTTCCCTATGAGTTTGAGAATCAGTGGCTTGTTCTGATTCCAGTTCTGATCGTTGTTTACATCATCACCGTCTGGCTGGATGGAATCTTCTTCAAAGATTCTGCTGTGGAGGAGACAACTGCGCCCAAAGCAAAGAAAGCTCAAAAGCAATCATCAAATAAGGGTTTTGGCCAATAATCAACCAAAACTCAGAGCGAACAACTCAACTCATCAACTCCAGCTGCGCTATGAATGGATCCGCCGATTTAGTGTCCATGCACACGACCGCATTGCGGCGATGACGAGAAGGTTCGCGTGTCTCCCAGCCATGGGTGGCACGACGAGAAAACTCAGGGGCAGAGCTGGCACTCTGCCTCTTTTTTATGGGCGGCAGGCATACACGCTCAGCACCCTGCCTTCATCGGTGCTGCGAGTTCCAACCCGATGACAATGAGCCTCAGCCGGTGGGGTTCTTGAACCCACGTGAATCGTGACATCGGCCTTGGCTCCGCTGGCCAAGACAACGACAAAGGCTGCCAGGGAGAGCAGAGCCGTGATCAACCATCGCATGGCCTGACGTCAAGGGAATCGATTCTGGCCAATGGCTGCTCTTGCGGCGGCGGCTCGTGCGATGGCTGCTTGCGGACGGGGATCTGGCCCAGAGCCGATCAGAAGCTTTTTGAAGGCACTTGACCCGGAGCCATTGGATGGATTAGTACATCAGTACTATTTACTAGCAGGCTATGGACGAGTGGGAGTACGTCGACGCAAGTGAGCTTCAGAACTGGAAGGGGGCTCGGATTTGCCTGACCTGCCAGCACTTCACCTATGGAGTGGATGCGTCCTGCCGAACGATGGTGGCCTGCAAGCTCAGACAGCAACAACTCCAGCAGGGAGACCATCTCACCAAGCGCTGCCGGCTCTGGTGTCCGACCTGGCAGGACCAGGCTGGATGGTGCCCCGAATACGGCTGATCAGCTCAAACGCTTGTCAAAGCCTTGGATCAACCTTCAAAGTCCAACCATGGAGACGTTTCTCCTTACCGGCAGGCGTAGACGGGGCGATGCGGCCCAGGCAACGGTTTGGTCTGAGTGACCATCTGGGTCAAACGACGACGTAGGGCCACACAGTCTTGGCACTGGCATGGCTCATCATCATGAACACTGGCATGAACCCGGACAGGCTGAAATCGGCTGCGCATGGGAGACGACCTTTTCTCTGTTGTGACGCGCTGCGCCGATTCCGGCCAGCAGTTATCACAATCCTGTGATTGTTTTGCATGAACCAACGACGGGTGATGCTTGAGCGACAAGCAGTCGGCATTCAGGACGCAATCAACTCGGCCAGATCGAGACCGCTCTGAAGGGCTCCCTCCGCCATGCCGAAACCGGGTCCCGCAATCCAGTCGCCACAGAACCCCACACGGGCTTTGCTGCACCACTGCAGCGCTTTTGGCATTCCTTGCTCCAAGGGTTGAGCAGCTCCCCAGCGCATCACGCCAAGCGAATGCGCATGGGACACCATCCTCTGCAGTGATGGCCAGGAGCCAAGAAGCTCTGGCAAAACACTCAGCAATCGCTGTTCCTGAATGATCAGAAGCTGTGGCTGCGTTTCAGGCGTGATCAACGAACCATCGTCAAGACCGTGGATCACCAGACCGAGACGCCCCTGCTGTTGTCGCTGCAGCACAAGACGTTCCACTCCGAATTGCTGCTGCGCCCGAGGCGTCAGCCAGATCTGCCGAGGCAAAGGATCAAGATCCATCGCCGGGAACTCCAGCATCAGATTCCAGCGAATGCTCGCGTTGAGGCCGGCAATCGAGGCCAGTGCCTGATCAAGAAGAAGATCGTGCCGCTCAGGAACGGCGTCACGCAAGGGCACGTCGCTCCTGCCAAGCATGGCCAACGAACGGGGATGGGCAAGGAGCGTCCCGCTGAGCACGAGATTGCTGGCACAAGCCCCACCAGGAAGAACCCAGCTCTCACCATCTCTGGAGAGCGTCTGAATCCGCTCCCCAAAACAAACACCAACTTGATCAGAGCCATCAGACAGCAACGTCTCCGCAACCGAAGCCATGGTTGGGATGCCTCGCCAGCGCGGACCGCGCAGCAGAGGGTGATCAGGAGGTGCAACGACAGCACCGTGATGGTCCAGGCCAACAACAGGGTCATCATCAACACGAATGACGCCGCGTTGTTCCAGCGACTGCATCAGCTCCAGCAAATGGCCTTGAGGCTCACTCTGAAAACTCAGGGTCGGAGATCCGTGATCCAGACGCCAGAGAGGGGCATCGCGCCGTCGCCTGGTGGCACAGCGACCTCCGGGTCCTCGACCAGCTTCCAGAATTTGAATGGTCCCGCGCCAGCCTTTGTTGCTCAGAGCTGCCACCAAGGCGCAACCGGACAGCCCAGCACCGATCACAACAAGATCAACATCCTTGCCAGGCATGGAAACCGCTGGAAAAGCCTCGATTCTGAAGGAGCCAACAAAAAAGACGGGTGGCGGCCCGTCTTGATTCTCCCCAAGCGCTTTCCGGAGAAAAACTCCGTGCACATCTTTTATCGCGTGGTGAAGACTCACGCGCCCTAGGAATCGATACTCAAATCATTGAACGTGAAAGGTCCAATTCAACGTCTTGAATCAAGCCTTGTGCAGGCAAAAGAGAGTGACAACTACGAACTCGCTTCAAGAGCGAGAGCCGAGGACATTCTTTTCTCTTCATTCACCAGAAAATCAGACCACATGCCAACAAGGAAACTGAGTGTGGACAAAGCACGAACCTGCTCCTTCGAACCCGGCTTGGTGTACTTGAAATCCATAAACATCTGATCAGCAACCGACTGCTGTTCCTTGCAACGCGAATCAATCGACATCAATCAACCCCTTGTTTGAACGGAAGGCAGGTCGGTCGGCTGAGCCAGCACATAGACCACACCTGCAGTGATCACAGCGGTGAAAGTAAGGAGCCCATAGATGGCGGCGGAGTAATCAGTCATCACTGGCTTGTGAATTTCTGTTAAGAACCATAGCTCGTTTGTAAAGCTGTGTAACTGAGTGTTTGTGCTGGTCACGCTCCGGCCAGCGCCGCTGCCGTATCAAGAGCGAAGTCTATGGCTGGGCTTTATGGCTAGGTTTCGTGCCCGCCTCGATCGACTATGACGCGCACGATTGCCGTAAGCGGTGCCTCGGGCAAAACAGGCTTCCGTGTTGCCGAAGAAATCATGGCTTCAGGCGATCAGGCCAGGCTGCTTCTGCGTCCTGAATCCCAGATTCCATCATCACTGGAGGGCTGTGAACAGCACCGACTCAGCCTGATGGATTCCAACGCCCTGGACGACTCTCTGCGCGGCGTGGACGCGCTGGTGATCGCGACAGGAGCACGTCCATCCGTTGACCTGACAGGGCCCATGAAAGTGGATGCTTGGGGCGTCGAGCGACAGGTCGAGAGTTGCCAGCGCGTCGGCGTGCAGCGCGTGGTGCTGGTCAGTTCGCTATGCGCAGGGCGTTGGAAACACCCTCTCAACCTGTTTGGCTTGATCCTGGTTTGGAAGCGTGTTGGTGAGCGCAATCTGGAAAACAGTGGGCTCGACTGGACAGTGATCCGACCTGGTGGACTCAACGAGCGCGAAGACGACCTTGACGAGGAAGGCGTGCTGTGGACTGGAGCTGACAAGCAGGAAAGTGATTCAATCCCTCGTCGTCTGGTTGCACGCTGCTGCATCGAAGCCTTGAACACCTCCGATTCGATCGGAAAAATCCTTGAGGTCACCAGTTCTAAGCAGCAGACCGTGGTGCGCTTGCAAGACGCAATCGCCAACTGTTGAGTCGTTAGGAGCAACCGAATCCTGACAACGTCGAGAGGGCAGAACGCGAGGCATGATCATTCTCTCCACCGTTGTGCTGCAGTTCTGTGCCCTGGAAGCCGGCAGAAGCCTGGACCAGCCTCACCCCCCGATCAGGACGACGTCATTTTCGTGTTGTTCTGCAGGGCGGACGAGGCTCTGAACGCTGGGTTGAACTGGCTTCCCTGCTAGAGCCTCAGGTACGACTCAGAGAAAGCTGGACGCAGCTTCAAGACAAGGCGCAATGGCAGAGCGGCTGGCAGCCGATCCCTCCAGACGACTCAGAGGGGATCTGAAGCCAAGGGCTTGGTGGCGATCACTGCAAAAAAGGGGTCTCCCTTCGCACCGACCCAACCAAGAGGTCCGGTTTGCTGCGTTTGTTCAGCAACCAATTCAGGCTTAGGCCATCCCTGCGCCATCATCACCTCCGCCACGTAGCGAAGGTGGTCGCCGTCACCGCCATCGGTCCAGATCTGAGGTGCCTTCGTGAAGAACATGCGATTGCTGAAAGCACAGATCACCTGCCCCTTGGGGCGGGTGATGCGCAGCAGCTCGGCGGCCACAGACTCTGGCTGCTGCAGATACTGCCAGCCGGCCACGATCAAGGTGCAGTCGACACTGGCATCGTCGAGGGGAAGTGTCTGGTCGCGATTCAGGTTTTGCACCCAGTGACGATCGAGACGCGAATTGGCCTGCAACTCCTGAGCATTCAATCCATGGCCAATCACCTGCTCATAGCGTTGATCTTCCGGCAGATGGCTCACCCAACTGCTCATCAGATCAAGCACAACCGCACAACTGGGGATGCGCTCGCGATAAAGCTGTGTCAAGCGCAAACGAAATGCTGCATCGAGATGCTGAACAAAACGGGGGTCGCTGTAAAACAGCGCATCATCGCTGTCGTCGAGCTTGAAGCGCTCGTTGTCGTTCAAGACCTGCACGACCACGGGGAATTCCTACCGTCCAATCAACCCGGAAGCTAAAGAAACCAGCGACGAAGCGCGTCCCTAGGAGCGTTGTAATGAGCAGCTGGCAGAGGTTGTGCGGTTAATCAAAGAGACAAGCTCTCCAGCAATTGCTTCTGAGCCCGTTGTCCGGTGATCGCATGGGCAGCCATCGCTCCACTGGCAGCCACAGGCGGAATACCGATACCGGGGAAGGTACTGGCTCCACATTGAAGAAAACCTTGCACTGGCGTCTGCACACCAGGAAACAACCCCTTGGCCGCCGACAGCGCTGGGCCATAACTGCCCTGATGCACCGACAGGAAATGACGATGGGTGAGAGGCGTGCCCTCCATCACAATCCGACAGCGGCTGCGCAGATCCGGGATGCGCTGCTCAAGCACCTGCCAGAACACCGAACAGCGCTGCTCACGCTGCTTGTCGTAGGCAGCCGTTGAACGTTCCAAACCACTCCAGTGCGACCACGGTTCATTGGCCGGTGTGTAGGCATGCAGAACGTGCTGAGCGGCAGGCGCCATCGAGGCATCAAGCACCGACGGAATCGAAACCACCACGGCATTGCGTTCGGCTTCGATTCCCCGTTCCCAGTCTCCAACCCAAACCGTATGAATGGGCAGATCGTCGAGGCCACTGGCATCAAAGCCCAGGTGCAGATGGAGAAAGGAAGCGCAGGCTGGAGTCTCTAGGCGTTGATGGCGCCAGGAGGGCGATGTCGCTTCAGGCAACAGCTTCGCCGTACTCCAGGCATCAGCGTTACTGACCACATGATCGGCAGCGAACTGTTCACCGTTGACCAGCTCGACGCCAACAGCACGATCTCCATCCAGCAGGACCCGCTTCACACGAGCGCCAAGGCGCAGGCTGCCGCCATGTTTCTCAAGACCACGGACGAGGGCCTGCACCACGGAAGCACTCCCGCCCTTGGGAAAATCAAGGCAGGCCTCAGGCTCAAACCATTCGCCAAACAGTGTTGCCATCGCGGCCGCATTGGTATCCGCCATGGGCATTCCACTGATCAGGAAACAGAGCAGATCAACCCAATGGCGCAGGAAGGGATCCTGAAGGTGGCGATCCACCAGCGGACCGAAGGCACCGCTGAGATGACGCAGAGCCGGCAGATGGGGAAGCAAGCGACCGCTGCGTCGCAGCAGTGGTCCAAGACCCTCAAGTCCACCCGGCGGTAGTGCCAGTAACGGCAGTGCGTCCGCCGCTGCTGCTATGGGCTGCAACACCTCAGCGAAACGTCGCCACTCCTCGACCGCCGCCGTTCCTCGCAGATCAGCGACAACCCGTTCGAAGCCGTCAGCGCCCACCCCGATGCGCAGATGCCCCTCGGGGAACAGCACATCCCAGTCTCGATAGGGGATGACCTCCAGGGGCTCATCCAAGGCCTTGAGAATCTGAGCCAGCGGGTTGCTGCTTGGCCATCGGCCAAGTCCGCTCCAGAGAGAAGGGCCTGATTCGAACTGATAGCCCTGCCGCTCAAATCCATGAGCAGCACCACCCGGATGGCCATGGGCTTCGAGAACCATCACCTCGTGGCCGGCTCTGGCACAGAGTGCAGCACAACAGAGACCACCGATACCGCTGCCGATCACGATCACCTCACACTTGGTGGTCATGGTGTGATCCGCTCGGTGACTGGTCAGTTCATAGCGGGTCGGAGCTGAATTCCGACACATGAACATCGGCTGTCACCAACACGACGAACCGAGATCGGCCAAAAACTGCTTCAGTGATCAGAGCAAACGTGTGGATGGATTGATCGCTCTGCCTCTGATTCTGCTGGGCCTGGCCTGGCTTCAGGAACTGGTGGATCAACTGCTGCTCGGCGGTCGATGGAACCTTGCGATGGGTCCTGGAACACCCTGGTGGACGTTGTTCACAGCACCATTCAGCCACCAAGGCTTCGGCCATCTGCTCACGAACAGCCTGGTCTTCCTACCGCTGAGCTACCTCGTACTGGCCAGAAGCCGAAGGGCTTATCTGAGCATCTGGATTGTGGTGATCGTTCTTGAGATTCCGGTCTGGCTGTTTTGGCCGGTTGGTTCTCACGGCTTATCCGGAGTGGTCTACGGGTTGCTGGGCTATCTGGTGCTGATCGGTTTTCTGGAACGACGACCTCTGTCGATCCTGCTGAGCACCATCGCGCTGCTGCTCTACGGAAGCACCCTGCCTGGCCTGCTTCCCTGGGCATCTCCAGCTGGCGTGAGCTGGATCGGACATGCATCCGGATTTCTAGCCGGAATGCTGGCTGCGCTGGCGGTCCATCGATCGCCGGATCAGCCGGCTGACTAATCGCGGTCGGCACTCTCCTCGGCAACCTCGGCTTTGAACAGAAAGCGACTGGAAAGACGTACCGCGAGAACCGAGGCAGCAGCTCCGTAGCCGATGAAGGTGGCGGCCTGGCCGAAACTGCCTTCTTGGTAAAGATCAGCGTGGAGAAGCAACCAGTCCACGAGTGAGGAGGCCGTGCCCCAAATCACCACCCAGACCGAAACGTAAATCACTCCTCGCGAGGTGTTGTTCAAGACGAGACAGCAGGTGCTGAATCAACGCTAAGCGAACCTCAGTCACGTCTCAGCCAGGAATCGGCCCCTGCGAACCAATCACCGAGGTCATCAGCCTCGGGACTGTGCTGCTGGTCGGGTTCTGCACTGCACAGGTCAAGACCATCGAGAAGGCTGTCAAGACCTTCGAGAGGGCGCCCGGAAAGTTGTTGGCGCCGAGCACGACGCAGCCAGGACGAGACCGTGCGATCTCGGTCGGCGAATTTCTGAAGATAAACACGGTCCGACAGGCTGACACTGGCCCCCTCAGCCACTCGCTGAAGGATTGACTGCAGCTTCAGACGGGTGCTGGTGGTGAGCATGGCCCGAACACTCCGAACTGGTGACGTTATGGCTCGTCATAGCGACAACGATGCCAGCGATCAAATCCATTGGCGCAGACGGACAAGACAACAATCAATGGCTACAACCATGTCAGTGATGAACAGTGAGAGGAGCCTCAATGAGTGATCAGGAACAGCAAAGGCCTGTTGTGATTCAACAGGGGGGCAATGGGATTGGCCTTGTTCTTGCCGCATTGATTGTGGGTGGCGCCATCGTCTACGCCGTCAACATCTGGTCGACGACTCAGCAACAGAAGCTCAGAGTGCCCGCAGAAGCGATCCAGAAAGGCGTTGAATCAGTGAAAGAAGCGATCAAGCCTGGCTCTTGAATGAGCCTCATTGCGCTCCATCTTTGAATACAGCAAGCAGATAATGCAGAAAGCCTTGAGACAAGAATGTCCTGAAGAAATCAAAACTCCTGCACAAACAATCCAATAATGAAATCATTCATCAACACATGAAGAGCTTTGTTGCCATCGTTCTTTTGATCTCTACTTTACTTGCAGGCTGTACAGCATCAGATCGGTTTGAAGAAACAACATTTCTGAGCAATGGCCCCTACCAACAGGGAACCATCGGAATTGACAGGTCGAAACTGCAGACAGTCGTGACTTGGTGCAGTCCAACGCTCCTACAAATGGCGGTTTACGACGACGTTGGAGACACCTACCCCATGCAGTACGAGCGATTGGAAGGGAAAGACCATCCACTGCAGGTCTCCGTCACGGTGTTTCCTCAAGACTTGCCATTCAGCTATGCAGCGGATTACAGCACACCAACAGATGTCACCAGTGTCTGCAGCCCTGCAAGCATCCAAACAACGCTGAGCACTGAAACGG
This genomic window from Synechococcus sp. MIT S9220 contains:
- a CDS encoding NAD(P)/FAD-dependent oxidoreductase, which translates into the protein MTTKCEVIVIGSGIGGLCCAALCARAGHEVMVLEAHGHPGGAAHGFERQGYQFESGPSLWSGLGRWPSSNPLAQILKALDEPLEVIPYRDWDVLFPEGHLRIGVGADGFERVVADLRGTAAVEEWRRFAEVLQPIAAAADALPLLALPPGGLEGLGPLLRRSGRLLPHLPALRHLSGAFGPLVDRHLQDPFLRHWVDLLCFLISGMPMADTNAAAMATLFGEWFEPEACLDFPKGGSASVVQALVRGLEKHGGSLRLGARVKRVLLDGDRAVGVELVNGEQFAADHVVSNADAWSTAKLLPEATSPSWRHQRLETPACASFLHLHLGFDASGLDDLPIHTVWVGDWERGIEAERNAVVVSIPSVLDASMAPAAQHVLHAYTPANEPWSHWSGLERSTAAYDKQREQRCSVFWQVLEQRIPDLRSRCRIVMEGTPLTHRHFLSVHQGSYGPALSAAKGLFPGVQTPVQGFLQCGASTFPGIGIPPVAASGAMAAHAITGQRAQKQLLESLSL
- a CDS encoding rhomboid family intramembrane serine protease, which produces MIALPLILLGLAWLQELVDQLLLGGRWNLAMGPGTPWWTLFTAPFSHQGFGHLLTNSLVFLPLSYLVLARSRRAYLSIWIVVIVLEIPVWLFWPVGSHGLSGVVYGLLGYLVLIGFLERRPLSILLSTIALLLYGSTLPGLLPWASPAGVSWIGHASGFLAGMLAALAVHRSPDQPAD